Genomic window (Oryza sativa Japonica Group chromosome 3, ASM3414082v1):
ACAGCAACCCAGTACCGTATGAGACATTTTATAATGCAACGAATTAATCCGGACATAACTATAAAGTGTCTCATTCGGTACTAGATTGCTTTGATATgcatgggacggagggagtagttgataCCCCGTGTTATATACCGAAGCGCGCTCAGCCCAGCTTGACAACGACCCCACGCGCGCGATCTTGCGATCGATCGGATTGGCTCGGCGACGGTGGATCCCGGACGTACGTCACGATCGACGCACGGGAGCGCTTGCgcttgcgcgcgcgcgcgcgttcgccGTCGTCCGTCCCTCCTACTTGTTGGACCCGTTCGTCGATcggtcgccgcgcgcgcgcgtctcgTGTTCCACCTCCACACGCGCGTACGCACGGCGCTGAATCggccttctctctctcacacataCACACAGTTTTTTAAGGGAAGAAGATAACGTTCAATGCATGTGTTCGGCCGGGGCACCGATAGTGGCCTGCATACACGCCAACGCCAAATGCGCTGGTTGAATGGCTACTCCCTCCGCTCCacagaaaaataaaactaaGACCAGACATACAAAAGTGAGTGGATATTCCCTTAAGGAATGGGTTGAGTTCTCCTATATTCTAATctaatgtttgttttttttatggagagaGTACGTTTTTGTGCTGGAGGGCACACTTCACAGCTGCAACCCACGTATGGTCCTTCGTTTAATTTGTCTCtagattatttatttttcctattcTCCTATACGAAGCTATATACGAGCACTTCTCTGAGACTACTCGTGCCAAGTTTAATAGTTTTGTAGTTTACTTTGAACCGGTGCACTGGTTTAACCACAGAGAAAGAAATCGACCAATTAAACGGAGCTTACTTCACTGCTTGCTTCTGTGATTGGAGAACCATATATAGTacccctccgtcctaaaatgtaagGATTTTTCAATCTCGACACAGTCTTTAAGATGCTACTCTgatcaacaatatctataaaaataaaatttagtaacatcaattttacatgattgatctttttttttgctattaatagttaaaattgAAAATGATTGACTTGGCACTATACTAAAAATGCATATATTTTAGTACAGAGAGAGTACTATTCTATATACTAATCTTAATAAGTTCATGACAAGTTGACAACCGGTTTCGTCgtaattttattaattttggaTATCCCTGCCATGCAAATCCATCATTCTTCCACGATGTCCATCAAGGGGGATACAGCCGTGAGATGTCAACATAGTAGTATTCTTTTGAACCACGCGATCAGGTTAAACCAATGATGTCGTCATCATCTATTCGTCTCCACGTACGTCGACCAGACGCGCGCCCCAATCATCAGACATTTTCTTCTCCACGAGTCGGGCATTCGGGTTAGTTTAACACTCTTAACTGCCAATTGCCTATACCTTGGAAAAGTCTACTCGTGCACTGTTTTTCCATATCACtccaaaaaaatcacaaaaggaTATAAAAtctataatattattataagataattttgaAAGAATGTATCACGTTCAAGCTAGAAAATCCCAcaataatcagaaaaaaaagagaaatattttGATCGTTAGACTCTAGCCGTTTAGATTTTGAGTGATTTAATGGTGCAAATTAACACATCAGAATATCGGGGTTCAACTAGAAAACGACTATATGAAATTGAGACCGTACGGTAAGTTAATTAGACCTTTATGATTAGGAGTCAGATACATCCACATGGAGAGCCTGTAATTAAATACATAGTACAAATCTGATCGTGTAGGACACGTTAACTAActgtacaaacaaacaaaaaaaatgtcaatCAACCAATACAGAAGGAACAAAACAACGTAGGAATACCATGTATGCATGAGCCAAGTGGCCAGGAACATTAGGCCGGGCGTGCAAACGCAGAAACAAATGTAGTTACTGTAAAGCTTGTCCATCCATCGGAAAATAGGCAACCTCTTatttagattgattttttttattatattgtaTAGTGATTGATCAAGTCGTCTCCGCCGTATTGCTGCGTGCGTGCACTTCGCCGCTACCGTAGTCGTcggccgccgaccgccgctagGTCGATCTCCACCTTGCTGTGGCTACATCGATCTCCATCGTGTTGCTGAGCTGCGTGCGCGCAcatcgccgtcggccgtcgttTCCTGCCGCGTGCCATCGTGCCGCAGCTGCCACAACCGGCCATCCGTTtagtgcgcgcgcgcggccgggtcgccggcgccgcccttcTGCGCTCGCGCGAGTTTAGCGATTACTGGCTAAATTAGTTTTCTTCCCTAGTACTACGGTTTTGAAGGTAAAATTGCTTTAAGATGTGTGCATATGTTTGGTGGCAAGATCTGAAGAGGGGTGCCAGGGTCGGccctgacttttttttttttgcccggtgtagaaaaaaaaataaagacccCCATTCACCATAAAAATACAAGATAATATTTAAAAACTCAATTTCATTAACGAATTACACACAAATAAGtttaaaataccaaaaagaaatACTCTAGAGTATTTAAAACAATTTATTCTAACAGTTCTAGATGCAAAATCAGTGATGATAGCGTCAATAACAATCTCATCCAGCAGCCTCTTCTCAATCCACAAAGTAACCTATCAGGCTTGGTACCATAGTATACATATTTTGTAGGCCCCTAATTTTTGGAGGCCCAGTGCGGTCGCACTGTCCGTACTGGCCCAGGGCCGGCCATGAGGGGTGCCAGTGCCACACATGCTTTTGTGGCATGAGGTGCCATATAATtttttcgattttgctatatctcactcgaaagattttttcttatctctcacttgattttctcactcaaatttacagtgtattttcttgtaagttacagtgtaatttataaaacttacgctgtaacttttgtaagttacactgtaatttttgaatcttcgcatgtaaattttaaattttgtattggatttggtctttttttgAGGATATGGTATTTTAGTGTTTATTATGGTGTTttttaattgctttttgctttttattatatctatcggattttaatccaaagattaaaaatctgtgtgatacgataataaaaatctttcgaaagatgtataggtactccctaATTTTTTTCCCGTTCGGTTAGCCCTCAGTGGGTAAAAATCCATGCAATCCCTACCCGATTTTGCTATCCATCTCTCGCGATTTTTTTATGGCATTTGACACTTTTTTGGCCTCCATGCAACCACTTGCAATGCAGCGGCAATTTTGCAGGTCGAACGTTGCATGCAGTGCAGCTCGCCGGCCGGCTGGCACATCGACCAGTGTTACCAAGctaccccgcgcgcgcgcgatgaTGGAGAAGCACGGTGTCAAGGTGGCCTCTGATTGGCGAGCTGGCCGCCATTAGTACGGCCAACGCTGTTCGGTGAGCGACACCGCCCctctcgtcatcgtcgtcgtgaaATATAGagttacagtcctatataactaaaattacatttgtaaatttagttgatatgacatgtaaatgcactgtaattttgataaaaataatatttaagtaaatatatatttgtattttctttaaaatataaaattacagtcctatataactaaaattacatttgtaaattcagttgatatgacatgtaagtggacagtaattttgataaaaataatgtgtaagtaaatatatatttttattttctttaaaatataaaattacagtcctatataactaaaattacatttgtaaatttagttgatatgacatgtaagtgcgctgtaattttgataaaaataatgtgtaattaaatatgtatttgttatattctttgggaccacctatacatttgtcgacaaattttctcctaaaaatttgacatatataattatagtacaatcgtagtgtaattacactataacttgcatgtaactacagtgtaacttgtatgtaagttttacgtaattttgaatcgatagatctattacaagatttgttcttgtgaggaagaaaaaaatcacagcatacacatatatgaaaggatttgttcccaagGCCTcaattttaccgaaataacatgttacggagagatttttgaaagttacatataagttatattatagttacagtgtaattgcATGTAAGTTActtacgattgtactgtaattacatctgtcaaatttttggaagaaaatttatcaacaaatatatagcaaaattgtatTCTTTTGTAGTCCGTTGGATGTAAATCTAAGGGTAGAAAAAATctaggtgattttttttattggaaatCACCGGACAAATGGATAGACACAGTCCCTTTCAGGTTCTCTTCCATCACCAAGACACCAACGGAAATCAAGAACTCTTCCATTGTCTGTCTTCTCGCATAAAAGGTTCCACGTGGTCGATGCCTCAGCGTTGTTCTCCTAGGGTTCATTAGCTCGCTGCTGCGCCATGAAGTACAGGAAGGGGGGCAACGCCCCCGCCACCGagcccgacgacgacgccacgaCGAAAGGAGGTCACGACGTGCCGCCGAGCATCAAGGTGGACATCGGTGAGTACCATGGAGGAGGTATCGGGAACGGGGACGGTGGCTCGGCCTCGCTCTTCGAGCCGCGGCCGGAGGAGACACCGGTGAGCCGGAGGAacgatcgcggcggcggcggcggcgggcgcgagcCGCCGGAGAAGCGGCTCACGCTGTTCGCTCTCCGCCTCGCCGTGCTCGAGAAGGCGGCGAGCGGGCTCGGGAAGCTAGACTTCGTGTGGGCGACGGTGGTGCTCCTCGGCGGCTTCGCGAGCGCGCTCAGCACCACCGACTTCTGGTGCGTCACCGTCATCCTCGTTGGCTCCGGGGCGCGCGTCTTCGGCCGCAGCCACGAGCTGGAGTGGCAGCACCGCTCTACGctcacctcctccaccgccggtgGCGCGCTGCGCTCCACCTCCCGCCGCTTGCTCCGCAGCCTCGGGCACTCTCCCGCCGCCAAcccgaccgacgacggcggcgcccgtGGCAGTGCGACCGAGACGCAGTTCCAGCACCAGATCGTCGCTCGCACGAAGCAGCGCGTTTGGCACGTGCCCGACGTGTCGCTACTCCCCTACACCGGCAGGTTGTTCGTCTCCAAGAACATCGGGAGGCTCTTCAGCTGGCTGCAGGTGCTCTCCGCCTTGGCCTGCGTCGCGCTCTCGGTGATGCGCCTATGGCGgcacgacttcggcggcgaccAGCCCAACAAGCGGCCGGCGCTACTGCTGTTCTACACGTTGGCGTTGATCGAGGCGCTCATCTTCCTGCTCGAGCAGGCGTACTGGGTATGGATGTTCTCCCGGCAGAATCTGATCAAGACGGTGAGCGACGACTGCAAGCTCGGAGAGTACTACGGCCCCGACTCGCTCAAGCGCTTCTTCTTCGACGCCTACTCCCGCTGCATCACGGGGAGCATCTTCGACGGCACCAAGATGGACCTCGTCACCTTCGCCGAGGAGCTCATCCTGTCAGAGTTCCTCGGCAATCAGCTCATCGGCGTGCGCATCCTGCAGCAGTTCACCACCGAGGGCTCATCGGCCAACGCCGGGGAATCCAATCTCAACACGCTGCGCAACGTTGGCACGAACGCTCGCTCCATCGAGCGGCTCGTGGAGATGATCAACTGGAAGAGccccggggaggaggaggtgcgccGGTGCGCGGCCGAGGTGTTGTCCAAGCTCGCCGACAAGAGCCGGAACGCGCTCCGCGTGTCCGGCATCCCTGGCGCCATCGAGTCCGTCATGTCCCTGCTCTACACCGACGAGAGCGCGCCGGACTCCGCGGCGCCACACGacgtctcgccggcggcgcggagctaCGATCACCAGCAGTTCAAACTGCTCGGCCTGCTCATCCTCAAGAGGATCGCCAGGGACCACGACAACTGCGGCAAGATTGGGAACACCCGCGGCCTCCTCTCCAAGATCATCGAGCTCACGGACGCGTCGCCGGAGCTGCTCCACAACACGCGGGCGCCGGAGTCGCCGGTTCGCATCGTGAGGCGCGCGCTCAAGGTCGTCAAGATTCTGGTGTCCGCGACGAGCAGCACCGGCAAGATGCTCCGGCAGGAAGTCGCCGATAACGTGTTCACGGTGAGCAACCTGCGCGGCGTCCTGCAGCACGGGCAGCAGCACACGGCTCTGCAGAAGCTGGCCACGGAAATACTGTCGCACCTGGCCATGGACGCCAAGGGCAAGCAGGTGATCGTGGGCACCGGTGGGGTGGTCAAGCTGCTGCTGTCGATATTCGTCAACGGCGAGAAGGAGCTcggcgcggaggccggcgaggcgCTGGCGATGCTGGCGCTGGAGAGCCAGGCGAGCTGCGCGGCGATCCTCAAACAGGATGACGTGCTCGACCACCTCATGTCGGCgctggagggcgacggcgggccgCGTCGCCTGAACGCGGCGAGGGTGCTGCGCAACCTGTGCGCGTACGCCGGCGAGAAGCATCGGCGGCGCCTCTCCACGGTGACCAAAGCGATGCCTACGGTATACATGTGTCTAATATATTTACACAAGAACCTTTCTTGAGTCGTGAGTCGTGACGTAATTTTGATTTGATTGTTAATTACTATACACTACATGTTTTGTATGATGACTTGTTGCTGAAGGTACTGAAGGCCACCATGACGGGGAGCGAGAGGACCCTCGAGGTGTTCGTCGGCCTGACGGTGCAGATCTGCAAGTTCATCGACGGCGTTcggttcgccggcgagctgtgCGGCGCCGGCATCGACGAGAGAAGCTACGTGGAGCGGCTGGCGAGCATCCTGCGGGAGCACCGGTACCCGGACATCACGGTGCCCCGGATGCGGCGGTTCGTGGTGCAGCAGGCCATCTGGCTCATGacctcgtcctccgccgccgccgcctccgccgccgctggcgcagACTACGTATCGCTTCTCCGGGAGGCCGGGATGGAGCGGCTGCTGGAGTCCATCGCCGACACCACGTCGGAGCTGGAGTGCTACCACGCGTTCTCCGGCAGCGTGGGCATCAGCAAGCACCGGGAGAgcttctccgccgccgtggacgccgcactcgagctgctcggcggcgatggagctCGAGCTGAGGCCTGAGCTGCATGCAACGGTCGGAACTCTAAAATGGCAAAGGATTTGTGGTGCCACGCTGGCACGCTCCTCCCGCACGTTCTGTGCGTCTTGATGATTGCACAACACAAAAgtcctattctttttttttcttaaaaacaaaaagaaatacACTACACTTATACGAGTAGAAATTTTTACTATAGCTAAAAAATTTGCCACTATTACACAAGGATGTATATATGCACTATCTGTTCATGAGATTCACTGAAATAACATAGTACATATTTATAGTTTTGTCGTTGCTTTGCTTTGGGGGCATATTTAGGTCCTATTTGTTTCAgtttaagattattataatctagattattaaatcagattactctaaactggattataataagctggcataaaataagctacgagttgtttgtttctctggattattagaggCATCTAAGAGTAGTGGGTcattagccactcaataatctgaaaaaaagctcctctagagaagattattggattatagtaatctggcttatagattataataatctagcataataatctacttgtttatTTTAACTTGCtcctaataatctagattataataattataagctgaatcaaacagggtcTTAGTTTTGGAATTTCTAACACAAAAATCTACAGGACATAAGTCATAGCATGATACCCCATGGTAGGTACGTAACCCAGGGGTTCATCAGTTGTTGTGCGCAACTCCGTTTGTACCGGAGCAGCATGATTTTTGAGTTGTGTAGAGTATCATTTTGATCGAGCAATCGATGCGTTACTAGTGCTACTTAGGAATGAAAAGTGCATTTTCTTTCACATTTACATCCCCTCTGCTATGGATGTATTCGAGTATTCAAATCCAGTCGCCCAAATCTCACACGAATTTGACGAAACCCTATAAACATTTCAGTATTTTTTTATGATCGCCGTATGGGCCATGAGGCCCAACAACGGGTGATGCTGTACCAGACGGCCCAGCAACTGCAATCATCACAAGTCTTCGACGGCTGcatccggcggcgacgacgcggcggcggcggctaaatCGGAGACCCGCCTCATCGCGGCGCGAGCTGCAGAGTCGCACCAATGGAAGCCGCCGGTGGCGCAGGcggagcaagcggcggcggcggagagtcGCAGCCGCCGAAGACGCTGGTGGACTGGGCGCTGGAGATCCTCGGCACGGCCGACCCCGACGAGAAGGCCCGCCTGGGGGACCTCGCCGCCACGGAGTGGCTGCGCGGCGCCATCCCGCTCCCCTACGACCCGTCCCGCCCCGCGCGGCCCCCTCCCGACCGCCCcgcccggagcgccgccgtgcgGCTGCTCCCGCCGTCGCGGGCGCCCAAGCTGGGGAAGGGCGGCAGCGCGCAGAGCCGGCTGGCGCTGCTGCACTCCCTGGCGCACACCGAGAGCTGGGCCGTCGACCTCTCCTGGGACATCGTCGCCCGCTTCGGCGCGCCGCTGCGCATGCCGCGGGAGTTCTTCGACGACTTCGCCCGCGTCGCCCAGGACGAGGGCCGCCACTTCGCGGTGCTCTCCGCGCGGCTGCGCGAGCTGGGCTCGCACTACGGCGCGCTCCCCGCGCACGACGGGCTCTGGGACTCGGCGACGCGCACCTCGCACTCCCTCCTCGCGCGCCTCGCCGTCGAGCACTGCGTCCACGAGGTGAGCATACTATTAATGCACACTATTAATTGGATTAGCATATCATTGCCAAATCGACTCACTGATGATTCGACTGAGGTGAGGGATGATTGTAGAATTAGAGTAGCATCTCATTGCAAATACGGCTTTATTACTATCATGAATGCAGTGCTGGGTTACCTATACTACTTTAGTGTTGTAAGAGCCAAAAACTTGAAAGCTGAGTGCCTTCCATGAAATTCAATTGATAAACAGATCAGTATTTTCATCATATTTGGTTGGTCTCATAATTGTGTCTCACAAGAAGTTGTAGATTTGTGTTTGGGTTAAATAAGCAAATTgatatttttgttaaaaaaaagactGTATTTGATACACTGAAATGAATAGGCAGACTATAGAAATTTCCATCATATGTTTCTCTTACCTTTTGTATCAGTAAACTACTACCATTTTACTAGCTGTAAGACTGTAGGTAGTCTATATTTTCTTGCCTCTGATCTAGTATAAGTGTAACCGTATAAAGTACAACCGAATGGCATCTTCTTATGATCGTAAGTTAGATAATGAGCTGTCACTGCCATAACCGTAGCCCCTGGTATCATTTGATTGGTCATGACTTTTGATTCTTGTGACAGTCAATACTTTGAGGCAACTAAAATGAATTTGGACAGATCTAGCATACTGCTTTGCACCATTTACTGTTGTTTTGGCTGTTTGTGTAAGATGTTGATACTCATAGAAAATGAACGATACATTTATCCATAAGCTAGATGTAAACAAAATGCTGACTCACTTGTGATATGCATGATGATTTTAATAGACGCACAAAGTGTATATAAGACGTCGGTAATTCAAAATGGTATTTGAAACCTTGGGCTATGTATGGGGTCAAATGACCTTCCAAATCAGTATTTTGGAATGTTAATTTTGTGTGGAAGGCCTTACACACTAAATATATTTGTTCAATTTGCTGCTCTGctagtgttttttttccttgatgcGATTGGCGACTACTCTCTATAATTCGACCCTTAGGAGTTATCCAGTTTTACAGACCTTTAATTTTGAAATGCGATgtagtaataataatataatttatgtAACCTATGTCAATATCCCTGACATGATAACTTCACTGAACATTTGTACAAGTACATGACTGATGAAGGTCCATTTGGAATACAGGCTAGGGGATTAGATGTTCTACCTACCACCATATCAAGATTCCGCGCAGGTGGGGATGAACAAACAGCCAAATTACTAGAAGATGTTATTTATCCTGAGGAGATAACACACTGCGCGGCTGGTGTTAGATGGTTCAGATACTTGTGCCTCCGGTCCCGCAATGGTGATCCAACTGCAAGTTCAATTCCGCAGGCTATAACCCAATGCTCTGAACTCCCACGAGATGGTACCGGTGACATCCACAAGGTCGAAGAGGTGGAAGGTGATGGACCGAAAGCCGAGTTAGCACAAGCCTCCAATGGCGATGACAAGACAGTCCAACAGGTGGAGGATGAACTGGCAAAATGCAAACTAGTCGACATTGGAGATGATGTTGAAGCAGCGGTCATTCGGACTTTCCACAGTGTTGTTAGAGAGTATTTCCGGGGACCCCTGAAGCCTCCCTTCAATACGGAGGCGAGGAAAGCCGCTGGCTTCGAGCCTGCCTGGTATGAACCCTTGGCAGTGAAGGAGGTAGAGGGACAAGCAGTTGAGTGAGATGTTTGATTTCTGCCATGTACTGTAGCAGGCTAGAACCTACATGGTGGGCATTACACTTCTGTTGAACCTCTTCTTCCCTGTTCCCTTCTTTTAGCAGGGAAAACTGTACTGAACTTGTGATCATGTTTTGTTTGCCATACGGAAACCGACTGGTCTGTCCGTGGACCAGCCAAACCAAATTAAAGACAGAAACTTTACATTTCATCGCATTAGCTTCGTTGTAAATTTCTTCCCCCAACGCAATGGAGGATTCCTTTTCGTTTAGTTGCAGTAAAGCACAATAGAAGTGGTTTCCGCAATTCTGTTGATAGGATTATCTAGGGCTGTATTGGGACCAATTGGGCCCGCAAGAAACGAGAAGGGAACATAACTGAGACACCACATGTCAGcgtcctctcttctcttctcttatttttctcttttctctcctctttcctTTCGTCTCCTCCCTTCACTTCTTCAGTAGGCTGGGAGGCCTgcgggtggggcggcggcgggcaaagCAGGCAGGGGACAACGCGGTGGTGGGTGGCAGGCGAAAGGCGAAGCAGACAGGGGGCGGGGCGCATCACCTGCGGCCGCGCGACAACCGAGGCCCGCTCCAGCACGGCCGCTCCCTCTCCACGGAGGCCATCCTTGCCGTGCAATCCCTCAAGCGCATCACCTCTTTTGACCgctccccagccgccgccgtgccctcGACTTCCCTCGGCGCCTCCTCAAGagcgacctcctcgccgccatggctgagctccagcGTCAAGGCTGTTGGTCCCTCGCCCTCTCCCCACTCCACGTCGCCCGCATCGAGCCTTGGTACTACCCCAACCCAGCTCTCTACGCCACGTTCGTGTCCTCCTCGCCAGTCACTGAGgatggcaccgccgccgccatggacgtgCTCGTGGAGGCGTTCCTAGAggaggagcgaggcggcgggttcgtggagggggaggaggacgtGTACAAGCTGATGCGGCTTGTGCGCACGCTGGTggcgaaggagagggcgcgcgcggcgtggAGGGTGTACTAGCTGGCGCGTGTGGGGACTACAGACAGACTTAGATGTAAAGCTGAGGGActtcagatgaacttattccgacCGGGAATGCCTGGGCCCAATCGGACCATATACTCCGGCACTGGGCCCAATTGGGCCTGCAAGAAACAGCCCGTCGTCACCTGTGGTGGCTTGCTTTTCTTGCCATTGgaagggtggaggaggaggggataagCGAGGTTGAAG
Coding sequences:
- the LOC4332896 gene encoding uncharacterized protein isoform X2 — protein: MKYRKGGNAPATEPDDDATTKGGHDVPPSIKVDIGEYHGGGIGNGDGGSASLFEPRPEETPVSRRNDRGGGGGGREPPEKRLTLFALRLAVLEKAASGLGKLDFVWATVVLLGGFASALSTTDFWCVTVILVGSGARVFGRSHELEWQHRSTLTSSTAGGALRSTSRRLLRSLGHSPAANPTDDGGARGSATETQFQHQIVARTKQRVWHVPDVSLLPYTGRLFVSKNIGRLFSWLQVLSALACVALSVMRLWRHDFGGDQPNKRPALLLFYTLALIEALIFLLEQAYWVWMFSRQNLIKTVSDDCKLGEYYGPDSLKRFFFDAYSRCITGSIFDGTKMDLVTFAEELILSEFLGNQLIGVRILQQFTTEGSSANAGESNLNTLRNVGTNARSIERLVEMINWKSPGEEEVRRCAAEVLSKLADKSRNALRVSGIPGAIESVMSLLYTDESAPDSAAPHDVSPAARSYDHQQFKLLGLLILKRIARDHDNCGKIGNTRGLLSKIIELTDASPELLHNTRAPESPVRIVRRALKVVKILVSATSSTGKMLRQEVADNVFTVSNLRGVLQHGQQHTALQKLATEILSHLAMDAKGKQVIVGTGGVVKLLLSIFVNGEKELGAEAGEALAMLALESQASCAAILKQDDVLDHLMSALEGDGGPRRLNAARVLRNLCAYAGEKHRRRLSTVTKAMPTATMTGSERTLEVFVGLTVQICKFIDGVRFAGELCGAGIDERSYVERLASILREHRYPDITVPRMRRFVVQQAIWLMTSSSAAAASAAAGADYVSLLREAGMERLLESIADTTSELECYHAFSGSVGISKHRESFSAAVDAALELLGGDGARAEA
- the LOC4332896 gene encoding uncharacterized protein isoform X1, translating into MKYRKGGNAPATEPDDDATTKGGHDVPPSIKVDIGEYHGGGIGNGDGGSASLFEPRPEETPVSRRNDRGGGGGGREPPEKRLTLFALRLAVLEKAASGLGKLDFVWATVVLLGGFASALSTTDFWCVTVILVGSGARVFGRSHELEWQHRSTLTSSTAGGALRSTSRRLLRSLGHSPAANPTDDGGARGSATETQFQHQIVARTKQRVWHVPDVSLLPYTGRLFVSKNIGRLFSWLQVLSALACVALSVMRLWRHDFGGDQPNKRPALLLFYTLALIEALIFLLEQAYWVWMFSRQNLIKTVSDDCKLGEYYGPDSLKRFFFDAYSRCITGSIFDGTKMDLVTFAEELILSEFLGNQLIGVRILQQFTTEGSSANAGESNLNTLRNVGTNARSIERLVEMINWKSPGEEEVRRCAAEVLSKLADKSRNALRVSGIPGAIESVMSLLYTDESAPDSAAPHDVSPAARSYDHQQFKLLGLLILKRIARDHDNCGKIGNTRGLLSKIIELTDASPELLHNTRAPESPVRIVRRALKVVKILVSATSSTGKMLRQEVADNVFTVSNLRGVLQHGQQHTALQKLATEILSHLAMDAKGKQVIVGTGGVVKLLLSIFVNGEKELGAEAGEALAMLALESQASCAAILKQDDVLDHLMSALEGDGGPRRLNAARVLRNLCAYAGEKHRRRLSTVTKAMPTVLKATMTGSERTLEVFVGLTVQICKFIDGVRFAGELCGAGIDERSYVERLASILREHRYPDITVPRMRRFVVQQAIWLMTSSSAAAASAAAGADYVSLLREAGMERLLESIADTTSELECYHAFSGSVGISKHRESFSAAVDAALELLGGDGARAEA
- the LOC9267940 gene encoding uncharacterized protein, whose amino-acid sequence is MEAAGGAGGASGGGGESQPPKTLVDWALEILGTADPDEKARLGDLAATEWLRGAIPLPYDPSRPARPPPDRPARSAAVRLLPPSRAPKLGKGGSAQSRLALLHSLAHTESWAVDLSWDIVARFGAPLRMPREFFDDFARVAQDEGRHFAVLSARLRELGSHYGALPAHDGLWDSATRTSHSLLARLAVEHCVHEARGLDVLPTTISRFRAGGDEQTAKLLEDVIYPEEITHCAAGVRWFRYLCLRSRNGDPTASSIPQAITQCSELPRDGTGDIHKVEEVEGDGPKAELAQASNGDDKTVQQVEDELAKCKLVDIGDDVEAAVIRTFHSVVREYFRGPLKPPFNTEARKAAGFEPAWYEPLAVKEVEGQAVE